The Zea mays cultivar B73 chromosome 7, Zm-B73-REFERENCE-NAM-5.0, whole genome shotgun sequence DNA segment CCTCCCTTCCTCTTAATAGTTAATACTGAACATGAATGTTTCCTGTGTCCAATAGCCAAGTCAGCGAGGCTCAGGCAAGCAAAAGAGGAGGCTGAGCGGGAAATAGCCGAATACCGTGCCCAGATGGAGGCTGAGTTTCAGAGGAAGGTTGCAGAGGTATGCACGCCATGTCCCATTTTTCCCCACTGGACTACAGGACCTCACTTCTGTGTCTTGGTGACTACAGAGCAGCGGCGACTCCGGTGCAAACGTCAAGCGTCTCGAGGAAGAAACGGCGGCGAAGATCGAGCAACTCACCCAGCAGGCCGCAAGCATCTCCCCGGATGTCATTCAGATGCTTCTGCGGCATGTCACCACCGTCAAGAACTGAGGAGTGCTGTTCCCGAACTATGCTCGCAGACTTGTACCGTCGAtctatttatttttgtcaagagTGAGAGTGGTGAGGAATAATATGCCCGCTTGTATCCATAATTCCTGTTCGTAACTACGGAATAAGCCGCCGCAGCTTTAGCGGCAAACGTGACTAGTACTGTCAGAACCTACCATTGTTATTTGGTACAATTGGTAAATAATATTGTTTTAAACTGGATTTTTCGAACAAGCTGTTTTGTTGATACCATGCTTGGGGTTTCTGTTTCCGTTCTGTCTCTCTCTTTTGAACTAATCACCAGGGAAAGGAAGAACAGAAAAGGCCTCTTTTAGGTGTGTAACTCTCTTTCCACAGTTTGAGGGGATTTGCTCTGCTGGGTTTGGCTTTGGTGTACACCAAGCCAGAATCCTCAATGAAGATAATTTTCCATGAGTTGAAGCGCAACTGCAAATCCCATTAACGAAATTCGAAAATGACACTGTTTTTCATCATCCAAATGATCCAGCAAGCTGTCATCATAATCTCTCTGAAGATCGAACCAAAGTTCTCTCTAGTTGCAATAACCATGTCAAAAGGCTGTACGTGAGTATCCCAATGGATGCTGCTCGACCTGGAAATTGATGGTGttgcttttttaaaaaaaaaactgcAAATGCCTTCC contains these protein-coding regions:
- the LOC100193359 gene encoding V-type proton ATPase subunit G 1, whose product is MDANRRQSGIQQLLAAEQEAQQIVNAARAAKSARLRQAKEEAEREIAEYRAQMEAEFQRKVAESSGDSGANVKRLEEETAAKIEQLTQQAASISPDVIQMLLRHVTTVKN
- the LOC100193359 gene encoding V-type proton ATPase subunit G 1 isoform X1 is translated as MDANRRQSGIQQLLAAEQEAQQIVNAARAAKSARLRQAKEEAEREIAEYRAQMEAEFQRKVAEVCTPCPIFPHWTTGPHFCVLVTTEQRRLRCKRQASRGRNGGEDRATHPAGRKHLPGCHSDASAACHHRQELRSAVPELCSQTCTVDLFIFVKSESGEE